One Candidatus Marinarcus aquaticus genomic window carries:
- a CDS encoding peptidase M42 encodes MKKKSKEESLQAIEGIKNFVAFLDMLKQLIRTPSVIGSEHSFFLYLKRELEEIGIQTYYYDGLLVAQGSHPNHGMLSAHIDRHGLVCTGPNEFQYAAFLAKNRSDLKGNSVSEQTFQQITSRYLNQKVQAYEPWSGSYLGMGEITKSYMCPEINNLVFEINGLEHLQPGTPIAFNDKLENKSGILSAQLDNVISAAIIIYLYQNGYQGTAFFTAQEEAGKSWRYVHEWFQKKRLFTNELLVLDTSPYDTREQADAQQIVLRNKDANARFKSPLLKTLKTFCHHNNIAFSCKDMYIQELNKLRKEKHQPLLSLGSTEMGRITKESRGAIQGTTLQIPTTGYHTVEESASVLSVKTVLYILTQLYIKQKQEKGK; translated from the coding sequence ATGAAAAAAAAGAGTAAAGAAGAATCACTACAAGCAATTGAAGGCATTAAGAACTTTGTTGCATTTTTAGACATGTTGAAACAACTCATTCGAACCCCATCAGTAATCGGTTCGGAACACTCTTTCTTTCTTTATTTAAAAAGAGAGTTAGAAGAGATTGGAATTCAAACATACTATTATGATGGATTATTAGTAGCACAAGGAAGCCATCCAAATCATGGAATGCTCAGTGCTCATATTGACCGTCATGGATTAGTTTGTACGGGTCCCAACGAGTTTCAATATGCTGCGTTTTTAGCTAAAAACCGCTCTGATTTAAAAGGAAACTCTGTATCAGAACAGACCTTTCAACAAATCACATCACGCTATTTAAATCAAAAAGTACAAGCGTATGAACCTTGGAGTGGAAGCTATTTAGGTATGGGTGAAATCACCAAAAGTTATATGTGTCCAGAGATTAATAACTTGGTATTTGAAATCAATGGCTTGGAACATTTGCAACCAGGAACGCCCATAGCCTTTAACGATAAACTGGAGAACAAAAGTGGTATTTTAAGTGCACAACTGGACAACGTTATCAGTGCAGCGATTATCATCTATTTGTATCAAAATGGGTATCAAGGTACTGCATTTTTCACTGCACAAGAAGAAGCAGGAAAATCGTGGCGTTATGTGCATGAGTGGTTTCAAAAAAAGAGACTCTTTACCAATGAATTGTTGGTTTTAGACACCAGTCCATATGATACAAGAGAACAAGCCGATGCGCAACAGATTGTTTTACGAAACAAAGATGCCAATGCACGATTCAAGTCACCATTGCTAAAGACACTTAAAACATTTTGTCATCACAACAACATAGCGTTTTCATGCAAAGATATGTACATTCAAGAGTTGAATAAACTAAGAAAAGAGAAACACCAACCTCTTCTGTCATTAGGTAGTACAGAGATGGGAAGAATTACAAAAGAGTCGCGAGGTGCCATTCAAGGAACCACACTGCAAATACCAACAACAGGTTATCATACTGTTGAAGAGAGTGCTTCAGTGTTATCGGTTAAAACGGTACTGTATATATTAACGCAACTCTATATTAAACAAAAACAAGAAAAAGGGAAATAA
- a CDS encoding ester cyclase, with translation MKIKSNKELVKLYYEELWNKNNKDYIDILFDDNITFHGSLNINAVGKKEFEKYMDNILTGIPNLFHGIETMICEGDAIAVRAIYNGTHKGKLFNFEASGNRIKYNGASFFRFQEGKIVDIWVLGDLTNLYSQLEKKT, from the coding sequence ATGAAAATAAAATCAAATAAAGAGTTAGTCAAACTCTACTATGAAGAGCTTTGGAATAAAAACAACAAAGACTACATTGACATCTTATTTGATGATAATATCACGTTCCACGGTTCATTGAACATCAATGCTGTGGGGAAAAAAGAGTTTGAAAAGTACATGGACAATATCTTAACAGGTATTCCAAATCTTTTCCACGGTATTGAAACCATGATTTGTGAAGGTGATGCAATTGCCGTTCGAGCCATTTATAATGGAACACACAAAGGTAAGCTTTTTAACTTTGAAGCAAGCGGAAATAGAATCAAATATAACGGTGCTTCATTTTTCAGATTTCAAGAAGGGAAAATTGTAGATATTTGGGTATTGGGAGATTTAACCAACCTCTACAGTCAATTGGAGAAAAAAACATGA
- the nhaA gene encoding Na+/H+ antiporter NhaA, with amino-acid sequence MISQLKSFQRYVSKESLSGIILFIATFLAVVVANSSWGDEYYQLWHMPLGVTLGDSTISMDLTHWIDDGLMSLFFLMVGLEIKRELACGELSSVQKASFPVVAALGGMVVPALIYVGLNLDNPLGFGIPMATDIAFALGILMLLGKRVNPAIKLFLVALAVVDDLGAVLVVATVYTAEIQSQYFLPAIVIYAMMWLMNFKGITKLWPYLILGVLLWIFIHKIGIHATIAGVLLAFAVPIRSKINEIHFIESTQYAIKEFEEHSNSINLLSHKQMDALENIAYAYDNVQNPLVKLEHGLHNFSAFFIMPLFAFSNAGVVINPSTVSTHFMIVLGVVLGLVVGKPIGIFGFTYLATKMKLIQKPDEMNWSDIMAVGFLGGIGFTMSIFITHLAFLDESLIDAVKLGVFFASFIAAVIGVLLIMKNAKAREY; translated from the coding sequence ATGATAAGTCAGTTGAAAAGTTTTCAAAGATATGTTTCAAAAGAGTCGCTCAGTGGTATTATTCTTTTTATCGCGACCTTTTTAGCTGTTGTGGTAGCCAACTCTTCGTGGGGAGATGAATACTACCAATTATGGCACATGCCTTTAGGGGTGACTTTAGGTGATTCCACCATCTCTATGGACTTAACACATTGGATTGATGATGGTTTAATGTCGCTGTTTTTTTTAATGGTGGGTTTAGAAATCAAACGAGAACTCGCTTGTGGTGAACTTTCAAGTGTGCAAAAAGCCTCTTTTCCTGTTGTGGCAGCTTTAGGTGGTATGGTTGTACCTGCACTTATTTATGTGGGATTAAACTTAGATAACCCACTTGGATTTGGTATTCCAATGGCCACAGATATTGCTTTTGCCTTGGGTATCTTGATGCTCTTAGGAAAACGTGTTAATCCTGCTATTAAACTTTTTTTAGTGGCACTTGCAGTGGTGGATGATTTGGGTGCTGTTTTAGTCGTTGCCACTGTATATACAGCAGAAATTCAATCTCAATACTTTTTACCAGCCATTGTCATTTATGCCATGATGTGGTTGATGAATTTTAAAGGTATCACTAAACTTTGGCCTTATTTGATTTTAGGAGTATTGTTATGGATTTTTATTCATAAAATTGGAATACATGCAACCATTGCAGGAGTACTTTTAGCTTTTGCTGTTCCTATTCGTTCAAAAATCAATGAGATACATTTTATAGAAAGCACACAGTATGCCATTAAAGAGTTTGAGGAACACTCTAATTCGATTAATCTTTTAAGTCATAAGCAGATGGATGCATTAGAAAACATTGCATATGCTTATGATAATGTGCAAAATCCTTTAGTGAAACTCGAACATGGTTTACACAACTTCTCAGCTTTTTTTATTATGCCTCTGTTCGCGTTTTCCAATGCGGGCGTGGTGATTAATCCTTCTACCGTATCGACGCATTTTATGATTGTTTTAGGGGTGGTATTAGGGCTTGTTGTTGGAAAACCTATTGGTATCTTTGGATTTACTTATTTGGCGACTAAAATGAAGCTGATTCAAAAACCCGATGAGATGAACTGGAGTGATATCATGGCGGTTGGTTTCTTAGGAGGGATTGGGTTTACCATGTCAATTTTCATCACGCATTTGGCATTTTTAGATGAAAGTCTGATTGATGCTGTGAAATTGGGTGTATTTTTTGCTTCGTTTATCGCTGCGGTTATTGGCGTTTTATTAATTATGAAAAATGCCAAAGCAAGAGAGTATTAA
- a CDS encoding aldehyde dehydrogenase family protein encodes MSTIEVTSPFDGKVVGEVPFKTVEEVEAAIDLAHATFLDHKNALPKYKRVEILEKVAEIMSSQVDELTKLCASEGGKPWMDSQVEVYRAINGVKLAIEALSAQEGKEIAMGHTASSANRMAYTFKEPIGVVAAISAFNHPFNLAVHQVIPAIAVGCPVVIKPATQTPMSAIRLVEILEEAGLPKGWAQAVVCDRNGGELLATSPKVNFLTFIGSGAVGWYLNSKVANGTRVALEHGGVAPVIVEPDADIADLIPSIGKGGFYHAGQVCVSVQRVFVHESICEEVATKLANYASNLVVGDQLDPKTEVGPLINNNEVDRVEEWVNEAITKGGKILTGGKRISASCYEPTVILNPADDALVSTKEVFGPVVCVYSYNDMEEAIDRANQLEVSFQAAVFTKNIDNALRAVKRLNGTAIMVNDHTAFRVDWMPFGGAKASGLGLGGIHHSMEEMTNEKMMVIKSPVL; translated from the coding sequence ATGAGTACAATAGAAGTAACATCACCATTTGACGGAAAAGTAGTAGGAGAAGTACCATTTAAAACAGTTGAAGAAGTAGAAGCAGCGATTGATTTAGCACATGCAACTTTCTTAGACCACAAAAATGCTTTACCTAAATACAAAAGAGTAGAGATCTTAGAAAAAGTTGCTGAGATCATGTCTTCTCAAGTTGATGAGTTAACAAAACTGTGTGCGAGCGAAGGTGGTAAACCTTGGATGGATTCACAAGTTGAAGTTTACAGAGCCATCAATGGTGTTAAACTTGCTATTGAAGCATTAAGTGCACAAGAGGGGAAAGAGATTGCAATGGGTCACACTGCTTCATCTGCAAACAGAATGGCATATACATTTAAAGAACCTATTGGAGTGGTTGCAGCAATTTCTGCATTCAACCACCCATTTAACTTAGCCGTTCACCAAGTCATTCCAGCGATTGCAGTGGGGTGTCCAGTTGTAATTAAACCTGCAACTCAAACTCCAATGTCTGCAATTCGATTGGTTGAAATCTTAGAAGAAGCAGGTCTTCCAAAAGGTTGGGCACAAGCAGTTGTTTGTGATAGAAACGGTGGAGAACTTTTAGCAACATCTCCAAAAGTAAATTTCTTAACATTTATTGGTTCTGGTGCAGTTGGATGGTACTTAAACTCTAAAGTTGCAAACGGTACAAGAGTAGCGTTAGAGCACGGTGGAGTCGCACCTGTTATCGTTGAGCCAGATGCTGATATTGCTGATTTAATTCCGTCAATTGGTAAAGGTGGTTTCTACCATGCAGGTCAAGTGTGTGTATCGGTTCAAAGAGTATTTGTACACGAATCAATTTGTGAAGAAGTAGCAACTAAATTAGCCAATTACGCTTCTAACTTAGTTGTAGGAGATCAGTTAGACCCTAAAACGGAAGTAGGTCCATTAATCAACAACAATGAAGTTGACAGAGTTGAAGAGTGGGTCAATGAAGCTATAACTAAAGGTGGAAAAATCTTAACTGGTGGTAAGAGAATCTCTGCATCGTGTTATGAACCAACGGTTATTTTAAACCCTGCAGATGATGCACTTGTGTCAACTAAAGAGGTATTTGGACCAGTTGTTTGTGTTTACTCTTACAACGATATGGAAGAGGCAATTGACAGAGCAAACCAATTAGAAGTCTCTTTCCAAGCAGCCGTATTTACTAAAAACATCGACAATGCATTAAGAGCAGTAAAACGACTTAATGGTACGGCCATTATGGTCAATGACCATACTGCATTCAGAGTTGACTGGATGCCATTTGGTGGTGCAAAAGCATCAGGACTTGGATTAGGTGGTATTCATCACTCTATGGAAGAGATGACCAACGAAAAAATGATGGTTATCAAATCACCTGTGCTGTAA
- a CDS encoding YgjP-like metallopeptidase domain-containing protein, whose product MLQFGMYNLKYIQHYPKELQQQVTHLIQQNRLKDYLLQKYPQMHDVNNDKRLYEFVMEYKNEHFKKYQLSKVAYDSKLQCNNSLGNNIFVTRIQGNKLKTKNNINIATVFKKAPFSFLEMIVVHELAHLKIKEHNKAFYNLCQHVQENYAQIEFDFRLFLTHIEHDKNPFT is encoded by the coding sequence ATGTTACAATTTGGCATGTATAACTTAAAATATATTCAACACTATCCAAAAGAGTTGCAACAACAAGTCACTCATCTGATTCAACAGAACAGATTAAAAGATTATTTGCTTCAAAAATATCCCCAAATGCATGATGTCAACAATGACAAACGGTTGTATGAATTTGTCATGGAGTATAAAAATGAACACTTTAAAAAGTATCAGCTTTCAAAAGTTGCCTATGACTCCAAATTGCAATGTAACAACTCTTTAGGAAACAACATTTTCGTCACACGTATTCAAGGCAATAAACTCAAAACCAAAAACAATATCAATATTGCTACGGTGTTTAAAAAAGCACCTTTTTCTTTTTTAGAGATGATTGTGGTGCATGAACTTGCTCATTTGAAAATCAAAGAGCACAACAAAGCGTTTTACAACTTATGTCAACATGTTCAAGAAAACTATGCACAAATTGAGTTCGATTTTAGACTCTTTTTAACCCACATTGAGCATGATAAAAATCCTTTTACCTGA
- a CDS encoding phytanoyl-CoA dioxygenase family protein, which produces MQLNQEQLNEFNKNGFLVLRNFAPQTLCEAILHKAKQHLEAKQLPIESEQEYLQQEDSSVTVRRLRQVYKREAVFQEWMTYDEIRPILKQVLKDTPVLTLAHHNSIMTKMPQISSRTFWHQDVRYWNFETSDLVSVWLALDDEYLENGLLEFIPGSHTLQLEKEQFDEMSNFLDDHQKNKALIEQKVHTNLHQGDVVLFHCKTLHHAGKNITDQAKISFVYTVKAAHNKALKDTRSDFEEVVLD; this is translated from the coding sequence ATGCAATTAAATCAAGAACAACTGAATGAATTCAATAAAAATGGTTTTTTAGTTTTACGCAACTTTGCACCACAAACGTTGTGCGAAGCAATATTGCACAAAGCAAAACAACATTTAGAAGCCAAACAGCTTCCCATAGAGAGTGAACAAGAGTATCTCCAACAAGAGGACTCTTCAGTTACAGTACGACGACTGCGACAAGTTTATAAAAGAGAAGCTGTTTTCCAAGAGTGGATGACATATGATGAAATTCGCCCTATTTTAAAACAGGTTTTAAAAGATACCCCTGTACTGACACTCGCACACCACAACTCTATTATGACCAAAATGCCTCAAATCAGTTCTCGCACCTTTTGGCACCAAGATGTACGATACTGGAACTTTGAAACCTCTGATTTGGTCTCAGTATGGTTGGCATTGGATGATGAGTATTTAGAAAATGGTTTATTGGAGTTTATTCCTGGCTCACACACACTTCAACTTGAAAAAGAGCAGTTTGATGAGATGAGTAATTTTTTAGATGATCACCAAAAAAACAAAGCCCTCATTGAACAAAAAGTGCACACCAATTTACATCAAGGAGATGTGGTTCTTTTTCATTGTAAAACCTTGCACCATGCAGGAAAGAATATCACGGATCAAGCTAAAATCTCTTTTGTATATACGGTTAAGGCAGCCCATAACAAAGCTCTTAAAGACACACGAAGTGACTTTGAAGAGGTTGTTTTAGACTAA
- a CDS encoding acetolactate synthase large subunit, with protein sequence MKASDLFVKALENEGVEYIFGIPGEENLDLLESLRESKIKLILTRHEQGAGFMAATYGRLTGKVGVCLATLGPGATNFATAAAYAQLGGMPMLMITGQKPIKKSKQGRFQIVDIVGMMKPMTKYAKQVVNGNNIPSMVREAFKIATLERPGAVHIELPEDIAAEEVDDNIYPVQTFKYPYADKTAILDAVKMIEKAKRPLLCIGGGANRTRIGNALTDFVNDTGIPFFSTQMGKGVIDENHKLCLSTAALSKDDFIHCAIDRADLIINVGHDVIEKPPFFMENTPDATKVLHINFFPSEVDDTYFPQMDLIGDIASNMNQITNAISKQEHWDFDYYVRLADEIRTRLNKYFGDTRFPILPQKAVRTIRQTLNDEDIVTLDNGVYKIWFARNYRCAQPNTLLLDNALATMGAGLPSGMGAKMVHPERKVVSVCGDGGFMMNSQELETAVRLGLDLTVIILNDNAYGMIKWKQAGMGFDNFGLDLGNPDFVKYAESYGATGHRPTSCEEFEKTLSECVNGKGVHLIDLAVDYSLNHAILNELLAKKECML encoded by the coding sequence ATGAAAGCTTCAGATCTATTTGTAAAAGCTTTGGAAAACGAAGGTGTTGAATATATTTTTGGTATCCCAGGTGAAGAGAACTTGGACCTTCTTGAATCATTACGAGAATCTAAAATCAAACTTATTTTAACAAGACATGAGCAAGGTGCAGGTTTTATGGCAGCGACCTATGGTCGATTAACAGGTAAAGTGGGTGTATGTTTAGCAACACTTGGGCCTGGAGCAACCAACTTTGCAACAGCTGCAGCGTATGCACAACTTGGTGGTATGCCAATGTTGATGATTACAGGACAAAAACCAATTAAAAAATCGAAACAAGGGCGATTCCAAATTGTTGATATTGTTGGTATGATGAAACCCATGACAAAATATGCAAAACAAGTTGTAAATGGTAATAACATCCCTTCAATGGTAAGAGAAGCATTCAAAATTGCAACTTTAGAGCGTCCAGGTGCCGTTCATATTGAACTTCCTGAAGATATTGCTGCGGAAGAAGTGGATGACAACATCTATCCAGTGCAAACATTCAAATACCCATATGCAGATAAAACAGCCATTTTAGATGCGGTTAAAATGATTGAAAAAGCAAAACGACCATTGCTTTGTATTGGTGGTGGGGCAAACCGAACACGAATCGGCAATGCATTAACAGATTTCGTTAACGACACAGGTATTCCATTCTTCTCTACTCAAATGGGTAAAGGGGTTATTGATGAGAACCACAAACTTTGTTTATCAACTGCGGCACTCTCTAAAGATGACTTTATTCACTGTGCCATTGACAGAGCGGACTTAATCATCAACGTTGGTCACGATGTTATTGAAAAACCACCATTTTTCATGGAAAATACGCCAGATGCAACCAAAGTTTTACACATCAATTTCTTCCCATCTGAAGTAGACGATACTTATTTCCCACAAATGGACCTTATTGGGGACATCGCTTCAAACATGAACCAAATCACCAACGCCATTTCAAAACAAGAGCACTGGGATTTTGATTATTATGTACGATTAGCCGATGAGATTCGAACACGATTGAACAAATACTTTGGTGATACACGATTCCCAATCTTACCTCAAAAAGCTGTAAGAACCATCCGACAAACACTCAATGATGAAGATATCGTTACTCTTGACAACGGAGTATATAAAATTTGGTTTGCAAGAAACTACCGATGTGCACAACCAAATACACTTCTTTTAGATAATGCTCTTGCAACAATGGGTGCAGGTCTTCCATCTGGAATGGGAGCTAAAATGGTACATCCTGAAAGAAAAGTTGTTTCTGTGTGTGGTGATGGTGGATTCATGATGAACTCACAAGAGCTTGAAACGGCTGTAAGATTAGGTTTAGACTTAACTGTTATTATTCTAAATGACAATGCATACGGTATGATCAAATGGAAACAAGCAGGTATGGGATTTGATAACTTCGGTCTTGACTTAGGAAACCCTGATTTTGTTAAATATGCAGAGTCATATGGAGCAACAGGTCACCGACCAACATCTTGTGAAGAGTTTGAAAAAACACTTTCTGAGTGTGTAAATGGAAAAGGTGTTCATTTAATTGATTTAGCAGTAGATTATTCACTCAATCACGCCATTTTAAATGAACTGTTAGCTAAAAAAGAGTGTATGCTATAA
- a CDS encoding cache domain-containing protein: MYKSEQRILKIIKYSPAIFILFLAVVLTFFLYTENKISYEIEKKELEQNFMLSSKKEIKNDVEKIHTYIQKEQASTEKKLRESLKHRVYEAHAIATEIYNEHQHKGKNAVTKLIKDALRAIRFNDGRGYFFIYSFDYKCILLPINKSLEGSSFYNFKEGSGRYLTREIIEQLKKENEGFLSWSYHKPNDFEHSYKKIGFNKKFKPYGWYIGTGEYVDEFEQAQQKHILQTIERLTSSNNNYMFILNYEGDFLLHPNKKLQDKNLFLAQDLPQLQKNLSNEISFSHIKSRAENAGGYIEYEHHKNDSEFVEKTSYVIGFKPWNWIIGKGFYEDDMKRLLTSMKKDIDREFDEHVLKIILATASLTLILLLISTYVSKMLQNKFNEYKRTINEHAKHDAIQQNILAQQSKMAAMGEMIGNIAHQWRQPLSAITSSATGLSLKYEMKSLNQKEFDSFLDVITTSAQYLAQTIDDFRNFFIPQKTKKHFMIEDAFEKTFKLIQAQFQNRGIVFVKNIQEVQLYSLDNELIQVLINIFNNAKDQLSTLKGQKLIFIDVYEQNNKVIIKIKDSGFGIPEKIVEKIFDPYFTTKQSKHGTGIGLYMCKEIVTKHLKGKISAQNIEFEYDNEHHKGAMITIELPKEI; the protein is encoded by the coding sequence ATGTATAAAAGTGAACAACGTATATTAAAAATAATTAAATATTCTCCTGCAATATTTATTCTTTTTTTGGCAGTAGTTTTAACATTTTTTTTATATACAGAGAATAAAATCTCGTATGAAATAGAAAAAAAAGAGTTGGAACAAAACTTTATGCTTTCCAGCAAAAAAGAGATAAAAAATGATGTTGAAAAGATACACACCTATATTCAAAAAGAGCAAGCCTCTACAGAAAAAAAACTGCGTGAATCTTTGAAACACAGAGTCTATGAAGCACATGCCATTGCGACAGAAATCTACAATGAACACCAACATAAAGGGAAAAATGCTGTTACAAAACTCATCAAAGATGCGTTAAGAGCAATTCGTTTTAATGATGGAAGAGGCTACTTTTTTATCTACTCTTTTGATTATAAATGTATTTTATTGCCCATTAATAAATCTCTTGAAGGCAGCAGCTTTTATAACTTTAAAGAGGGCTCAGGACGTTATTTAACACGTGAAATTATTGAACAACTTAAAAAAGAGAATGAAGGGTTCCTCTCTTGGTCGTATCATAAACCCAATGACTTTGAACACAGTTATAAAAAAATCGGATTTAATAAAAAGTTTAAACCGTATGGTTGGTATATTGGTACGGGAGAGTATGTCGATGAGTTTGAACAAGCACAACAAAAACATATTTTGCAAACCATTGAACGGCTCACATCGTCTAATAATAATTACATGTTTATTCTCAATTATGAGGGTGATTTTCTTTTACATCCCAATAAAAAACTACAAGACAAAAACCTTTTTTTAGCACAAGATTTGCCTCAATTACAAAAAAATCTCTCCAATGAAATCTCTTTTTCACACATAAAAAGCAGAGCTGAAAATGCAGGAGGATATATAGAGTATGAACACCATAAGAATGATTCTGAATTTGTTGAAAAAACCAGTTATGTAATAGGATTTAAGCCGTGGAATTGGATTATTGGGAAAGGTTTTTATGAAGATGATATGAAACGTCTTTTAACATCCATGAAAAAAGATATTGACAGAGAGTTTGATGAGCACGTGCTTAAGATTATTTTGGCAACAGCAAGTTTAACTTTGATTCTTTTACTTATTTCAACCTATGTCTCTAAAATGCTTCAAAATAAGTTTAATGAGTATAAGAGAACCATTAATGAGCATGCCAAACACGATGCTATTCAGCAAAATATTTTGGCGCAACAATCAAAAATGGCCGCCATGGGAGAGATGATAGGCAACATTGCACATCAATGGAGGCAGCCACTTTCCGCAATCACTTCAAGTGCTACGGGATTGAGTTTGAAATATGAAATGAAGAGTCTCAATCAAAAAGAGTTTGATTCATTTTTAGATGTAATTACTACTTCAGCTCAATATTTGGCACAAACCATTGATGATTTTAGAAATTTTTTTATTCCACAAAAAACAAAAAAGCATTTTATGATTGAAGATGCATTTGAAAAAACTTTTAAACTCATTCAAGCACAGTTTCAAAACAGAGGTATTGTTTTTGTGAAAAATATCCAAGAAGTACAACTCTACTCTTTGGACAATGAACTCATACAGGTCTTAATCAATATTTTTAATAATGCCAAAGATCAATTAAGCACATTAAAGGGTCAAAAACTTATTTTTATTGATGTGTATGAACAGAACAATAAGGTGATCATTAAAATTAAAGACAGTGGTTTTGGGATACCTGAAAAGATTGTTGAAAAGATTTTTGATCCTTATTTTACCACCAAACAGAGTAAACATGGTACGGGTATTGGACTTTATATGTGTAAAGAGATTGTAACCAAACATCTTAAAGGGAAGATCAGTGCACAAAATATTGAATTTGAGTATGACAATGAGCACCATAAAGGGGCAATGATTACCATTGAATTACCGAAAGAAATCTGA
- a CDS encoding YgaP family membrane protein, producing MQKNVGGIDKTLRIIVGIAIIAYGVVAQSWLGVIGIIPLATGLIGWCPLYCPLKINTSCKKESCEKKEE from the coding sequence ATGCAAAAAAATGTAGGTGGAATTGATAAAACACTTCGAATTATTGTAGGTATTGCGATTATTGCTTATGGGGTTGTGGCTCAAAGTTGGTTGGGAGTTATTGGAATTATTCCTTTAGCAACGGGTTTAATCGGATGGTGCCCTTTGTATTGTCCTTTAAAAATTAATACGTCATGCAAAAAAGAGTCGTGCGAAAAAAAAGAGGAGTAA
- a CDS encoding 2OG-Fe(II) oxygenase: MTQISNKIYCDDFLLHVDMPTKLLPNPYHDLPFLVIKNFLSSENCEHICDAIQESNNACDAKIRKSSDLVLDEALKTDIRKTKIYDLETLYTNVYKSVFLEHKEEIEAFFSVVLTTSTQIQMLEYTKGSFYKAHSDDSNVLLKESEIVGFLPVAPQRKVTSVLFLTEHDETLTTPYSFSGGELVFNYLYDETQQNVKLSPQKGDMVLFLSNPFFTHEVLPVKEGYRLTLVQWHDAIVQ; this comes from the coding sequence ATGACACAAATCAGCAATAAAATCTATTGCGATGACTTTTTGCTCCATGTGGATATGCCAACAAAACTGTTGCCCAATCCATACCATGACTTGCCATTTTTAGTGATTAAAAACTTTTTATCATCTGAAAACTGTGAGCATATTTGTGATGCCATTCAAGAAAGCAACAATGCATGCGATGCTAAAATACGCAAAAGTTCTGATTTGGTCTTGGATGAAGCACTTAAAACCGATATTCGAAAGACAAAGATTTATGACTTGGAAACCTTGTATACCAACGTATATAAGAGTGTTTTTTTAGAGCATAAAGAGGAGATTGAAGCATTTTTTTCTGTGGTATTAACCACTTCAACGCAAATTCAAATGCTTGAGTATACGAAAGGGTCATTCTATAAAGCACACAGTGATGACTCCAATGTATTGCTCAAAGAGAGTGAGATTGTGGGTTTTTTACCCGTGGCACCACAAAGAAAAGTGACTTCCGTTCTGTTTTTAACAGAGCACGATGAAACACTGACTACGCCATACTCATTCAGTGGAGGAGAGCTTGTTTTTAACTATTTGTATGATGAAACACAGCAAAATGTAAAACTCTCTCCACAAAAAGGGGACATGGTATTGTTTTTAAGTAATCCATTTTTTACACATGAGGTTCTACCTGTAAAAGAGGGATATAGGCTGACATTGGTACAGTGGCATGATGCAATTGTGCAATAA